In Oreochromis aureus strain Israel breed Guangdong linkage group 17, ZZ_aureus, whole genome shotgun sequence, the genomic stretch ACAGTTGGAGAGTAGTGGagcaaatgttatttttatgttcCCCAGGCTGAGAGCAACAGTTATTAGATGCTTCTGGTCATTTACAAatgacattttcatttcttAATAATTAAAGTTGAAGGATTTTTACCGTAACTTCAACCAGCGTCCCATTACAAATGAATCTATAAAGTGTCATTAACTCTGTTATGTCTGTGGTATCATTCcatcactttttattttgtgcacATCGGAGCATAGTGTAATTCAAGTCGTTATGAGAAGCCCCTCCTTGAGGTTCCTTTTCAGCCTTCTAAAAATTCTTACAATTAAGAAACTTTTCAGGCCAGATCAGAGAGTAAAGTATTTTATAGAGGAAAGCACATATGCATGTCACGGATGTATACTAGAAGGGAACTAAAACGGAAATAGCAGCAGGGGATGATCACGGGAACAGAAAGATGTGTAAACCCGGTTAAAATAGTCAATAAAAATACACTTTACttacagcattaaaaaataCTCTGATCAGGGAAGAGAATAATCGAAACAACGTAAAACtcagcacaatttaaaaaaaaaaaaaaaaaaaagtgttcctCAGTCAGCGAGCCAAAGTCCCAAGGGTCCAAATCGGAATCCGCCACACTTCTTGTGTCCACCAGTAGGGCCAGGCCGCCAGCGTCCTTCGTCGGGCCACTCCGCTCCCGCTTCTGCTAAGCACAGGAGAGCAGCGGCAGTCACTCTTCTTAATTTACCGGGGCGTCTTTATGAATCTTAACAGTCGGAACTTACCCCGGGAGGGCAGAGCTCCAAACTCCGGCCGCCACCGTGGAAGAAGTCTGCCATGAACTTACCAAGGGCCCGCTCTCTTCTCCTGCGGCCGCGCCCTGCCGCCAATTGGCGCTCCATGGCTCTCCCTGCCTGTAAATGACCCAGATTATTTGTCTCATTGATATTTTTCAAACAGTTAAATCCCTGAACGAATTACACTTTATAATATAGATtagactcttattttgaaattcgGAACGGACAACTTCCGGGAAGGAAGATCGTACTGCTACTGCTTGCTGCAGAAAAGGTTAATGAAAAGGTTATCGTTTCCCATCCATCTTTAAATTAGCATCTAGCTGGAAGGCGAACaggtatgtttgtgtatttttcttGTTGTTAACATTTCGGACAATTTGTAAATTTATTACTTGATTGTTAACAAGTTTATGAGTGATCTAGCAGGCTGATGCTAGCACCTCTTGTGCCTTTTCTGTGAATTAATTAGCATTTAGGAAATGTGGTTATATCAAGtgaatgtttattttgttttatgttatgatTACAGCTCTTACGATGTTTCTATGGTAAAACTTGTGAATAAATGGGTTGGAATACCCCACCATGGACCATCCGTAATGATCATTGAGTGCATCGTCTGAATAAAGTCCGGCTGGAATGCTACAGTAAGAGCTGATCCCCCGCATCATCCTGCTGCCACGCTGCACCACGAGGACGAGTCACGGAGCTGTGTTGCTATTCGTCTGGGATTGACAAGACATTTCACGGAGCAGCTCAGCGCCATTCTATGGGTCTTCTAGACAGAGACTTTATGATCATCATGCAGCTGGTTTAATGGTTTGATGTGACGGTCAGAAAAGGTATGGAACATTTCAATATAATTGACAAGGAAAGGACATTCATGCTCATCAGTGGTGGTTAAAAAGGAGAGAGGACGTCAACTACTGTGGACATCTGCACTAAGGACATTGCATTAAGAAATAACAGACATGAAGTGATAACAAGTGAATTAGTCTTGTTTATTGGTATTTACCACCACCACTGTTTATTTATCATTCTTTCTACTGACTCTAAGGGGGCATTTGATTCAATTTGTAACTGTACGGTCTTAACAGTGTATTGGATTTGTGTTTAGCATAAGAGGTTTACTTCACCACATCAGTTTGCAACAGCTAGCTGGTTGCATTcgttattttatacatttcttCTCAACATTTGTGTTGGTTATCTGCTTCTATTTCAACTTGGTTTAAAGTGCAAAGATTCTCCTCCCTTCTGTTAATGCAGCCTGTAAGTTATAGTAACCACAAGCAGCTCATTAACTAAAGCCTGTAAATTAGATAAGTaaataacataaacataaagGAAATGGAGAATCCCTCCTCACAAACAGAACTAGAGCATCAGATAGTTGACCTGCAGAATAAAATCGAAAGGCTTAAGGCGTCTCTTGAAGACACATCAGAAACTACGGAAATAGAACTTTTGGAGAAGGAAATTCAACGCAGAGAAGAAACGTTGAACAACTTGCAAGGCGAGCTTAAAGAAGGCCTCCGACGCTCCACTCGAACAAAAATCCCAACTCCAAAGGCTCTCGAAATGCAACAGGAAGAagcaagaaaaagagaaaaaaagttcaTCTCAACATACGAAAGATGGAAGATTCGAGCCCGAGAGTCAAGAGAGCAGCTCAAGTCAGACATTAGTAAAGGAGAGCTGGCATCTTTGATGGATGCtttggagaaagagaaagaaactgtGTTAAACACTTACCTTGAAATACGAAGTCACATTACACCTTCTCCAGAATTAAGACGTCACGTTGACAGTTGTGAGGCAGTTACAGCCGACATTATGAAAGTTACCTATGAAAGAATGTCAGACCTCGATGGTGATTATGATGCAGAACAAGCACATCACCGTCTCAGGGAGCTGCTTAAGAACAGCTACGCACGCTCCATCTATGGATCCACTGCATCTAGAGTGACAAAGTCAATCCGTAGTCACAAAAGCACTACTTTAACACTCAAAGGATGCTAAGGAAGACGGCAAACCAGTGTCTCAGGAGGACATCCTGTTCCTGGACAAACTCAAGAACCACATCAGAAAGAACAGTCTAGGTCACTACGAGATGCCGCTACCCTTTAAGGAGAGACCTACCTTACCTGACAACAAACAGCTTGCAGTCATGCGCCTGAGCCATCTAAAGAGGAAGCTCTTAAAGGATAAAGGGTACAAAGAACAGTATGTCAAGTTCATGGAGGAGGTCATAGAAAAGGGTGATGCAGAGGAAGTCCACGATGATGGTAAAGAGGGCGAAAAATGGTACATACCTCATCATGGTGTATTCCACGACAAGAAGCCAGGCAAACTGCGCGTGGTGTTTGACTGCTCTGCCAAGTACCAGGGAACCAGTCTGAACGATCATCTGCTCACTGGTCCTGACCTGATGAACAATCTCAACGGTGTACTCCTTCGCTTCCGGTTGCACTCCACTGCATTGATGTGCGACATAGAGAAAATGTTTCACCAATTTCATGTGAGGAAGTCGGACCAGGATTACCTGCGCTTCCTTTGGTGGAAGAAAGGAGATCTCAGTGCACAGCCCCAAGAATACCGTATGAGGGTGCATATCTTTGGCGCAGCCTCATCGCCTGGTTGTGCGAACTACGGTTTGAAGCATTTGGCTACAGAAAATAAAGACCTATACCCATTAGGCTCTCAGTTCATTCTGAGAAATTTCTACGTCGACGATGGAGTCACAAGTACAGACAGCTCAGAGAAGGCTATCAAGTTAGCAGAAGAAGCCAGAAGACTTTGTGCCCTGGGTGGTCTTAGGCTCCACAAGTTTGTGTCCAACGACAAAGCTGTCCTGGAAAGCATACCAGCAACTGAACGTGCATCAGACATTAAAGACCTCAACCTTGCCTTTGATAACTTACCTTCAGAGAGAGCATTAGGCATCCAATGGCACGTCAAATCAGACTGCCTGAAGATCAGCACCAACCTTAAGGAACAGCCTGCAACGCGTCGAGGCATATTGTCCATTGTTGCATCCCTGTACGATCCCTTGGGTCTCATAGCCCCTTTTTTGCTCATTGGTAAGGAAGTGCTGCAGCAGATGTGCTGCCATGGAACAGGTTGGGACGACCCTCTAACCAACGATCTTCGCCCACGGTGGGAGAAATGGAAAAACGACATCAACAACTTGGAGAGGATAAATATACCCCGAAGTTATGCCCCGGCAGATTTCGGAAAGGTTATCAAACGTGAGTTACATCACTTTTCCGACGCAAGCACTACTGGCTATGGACAGTGCTCATATCTGAGGCTTAGCAATGAAGAAGGAGACATCCACTGTGCACTAGTCATGGCCAAATCTCGCGTTGCCCCAACAAAGGTTACCACGATCCCAAGATTGGAGTTGACAGCTGCAGTCATCTCTGTGAAAACCAGCAATGTTTTGAAGGAAGAACTTGGATGTGCGGACATTGAAGAGCATTTTTGGACCGATTCCAAGGTTGTACTAGGGTACATCAATAACGAGGCTCGACGTTTTCATACATTCGTAGCCAACCGTATCCAGAAGATACATCTCTACACGAATCGAAGGCAATGGAGATACGTCCCTACCGACCAGAATCCTGCGGATCGTGCTTCTAGAGGTTGTTTCGTCAATGAGCTAATATCATCGAACTGGTTTACCGGCCCTGCATTTCTATGGGAAAAGGGAGTTGACCTCTCAGAAGAGGTGGCTCCGGAACTGTCAGTCGGAGATCCAGAAGTTAAGGAAACACGGACTCTAAACACAGAAACTGTAGAACAAGATTCTCTTACCTATCGGCTGACAAAGTTCTCGTCCTGGACTCGCGCCATCTGTGCAGTGGCTCGCATTCTTCGAAGGATTAACAAGGATAAGTCAATCGGCCTCTCTACAGTGCATGAAAGAGAAGAAGCAGAGCGCCTCATCA encodes the following:
- the LOC120434018 gene encoding uncharacterized protein LOC120434018, yielding MPLPFKERPTLPDNKQLAVMRLSHLKRKLLKDKGYKEQYVKFMEEVIEKGDAEEVHDDGKEGEKWYIPHHGVFHDKKPGKLRVVFDCSAKYQGTSLNDHLLTGPDLMNNLNGVLLRFRLHSTALMCDIEKMFHQFHVRKSDQDYLRFLWWKKGDLSAQPQEYRMRVHIFGAASSPGCANYGLKHLATENKDLYPLGSQFILRNFYVDDGVTSTDSSEKAIKLAEEARRLCALGGLRLHKFVSNDKAVLESIPATERASDIKDLNLAFDNLPSERALGIQWHVKSDCLKISTNLKEQPATRRGILSIVASLYDPLGLIAPFLLIGKEVLQQMCCHGTGWDDPLTNDLRPRWEKWKNDINNLERINIPRSYAPADFGKVIKRELHHFSDASTTGYGQCSYLRLSNEEGDIHCALVMAKSRVAPTKVTTIPRLELTAAVISVKTSNVLKEELGCADIEEHFWTDSKVVLGYINNEARRFHTFVANRIQKIHLYTNRRQWRYVPTDQNPADRASRGCFVNELISSNWFTGPAFLWEKGVDLSEEVAPELSVGDPEVKETRTLNTETVEQDSLTYRLTKFSSWTRAICAVARILRRINKDKSIGLSTVHEREEAERLIIKDLQRQTYSEEVRLLKKGCQLPPHNKLHHLNPFLDNNGVIKVGGRLCDSNLPLSVKHPTIIPKEHHVTRMIIAYCHEEVKHQGKGMTLSAIRTRGYWIPGIGRTVASYLRQCVVCRKLRRRTEEQKMADLPPERVNPSPPFTYCGMDCFGPFYSKQGRSVRKRYGLLFTCFSSRAIHMEMLEDLSTDSFIIGLRCFIAIRGAVRQIKSDQGSNFLGAKNELMVIN